In Bordetella holmesii ATCC 51541, the following proteins share a genomic window:
- a CDS encoding tripartite tricarboxylate transporter receptor family protein, with protein sequence MKIRTLLCVALGATAFASQAMADYPDRPIRLIVPFAAGGTTDIVARVVAESLGRELGQPVVVENKGGGGGAIGAEALARSSADGYTLGMATVSTMATNPATNPKTPYNPLKDFTPIINLVNVPNVLTVNPKVPAKNLEEFVALLKANPGKYSYASAGTGGISHLDGELFKSLTGTPEFIHVPYRGSGPGLNDTLAGQVSAQFDNLPSSMPHIQSGKLRALAVASTKRVPGLDNVPTFAEAGMPAMNNMAWYGLVAPAGVPPAVVQKVHDAAARALKDPRTSQRLIEGGSQIDGGTPEAYAALIKRELELRQKIAREQKIQLTE encoded by the coding sequence ATGAAAATCCGCACTCTGCTGTGTGTCGCGCTAGGCGCTACCGCTTTCGCTTCGCAGGCGATGGCCGACTACCCTGACCGGCCTATTCGCCTGATCGTGCCTTTTGCCGCGGGCGGCACCACCGATATCGTCGCGCGCGTGGTCGCCGAAAGCCTGGGACGCGAGCTCGGCCAGCCCGTCGTGGTCGAGAACAAGGGCGGCGGCGGCGGCGCGATAGGCGCCGAGGCACTCGCCCGGTCCTCGGCCGACGGTTACACCCTGGGCATGGCCACCGTAAGCACCATGGCCACCAATCCGGCGACCAACCCCAAGACGCCGTACAACCCGTTGAAAGACTTCACGCCGATCATCAACCTGGTCAACGTGCCCAACGTGCTGACGGTCAATCCCAAGGTGCCCGCGAAAAACCTGGAAGAGTTCGTCGCTCTGCTCAAGGCCAATCCGGGTAAGTACAGCTATGCATCGGCCGGCACGGGCGGCATCTCCCATCTGGATGGAGAGTTGTTCAAATCGCTGACGGGCACGCCGGAGTTCATCCACGTCCCGTACCGAGGCTCGGGCCCGGGACTGAACGACACGCTCGCCGGGCAAGTCAGCGCGCAGTTCGATAACCTGCCCTCCTCCATGCCGCATATCCAGTCTGGCAAGCTGCGTGCGCTGGCCGTCGCCTCGACCAAACGCGTCCCCGGGCTGGACAACGTACCTACATTTGCCGAGGCTGGCATGCCGGCCATGAACAATATGGCCTGGTACGGTCTGGTCGCCCCGGCCGGCGTGCCGCCAGCCGTGGTGCAGAAGGTGCATGACGCCGCCGCACGCGCGTTGAAAGACCCGCGCACGTCGCAACGCCTGATCGAGGGCGGCTCGCAGATCGACGGCGGCACGCCGGAAGCCTATGCCGCACTCATCAAGCGCGAACTGGAGCTGCGCCAGAAGATCGCCCGTGAGCAGAAGATTCAGCTCACGGAGTAA
- a CDS encoding AAA domain protein: MRLRQELAATRIRYSLPPDVVLSLGESILRDEGEALLSAATELRLPGLGTLSIEPGGRDLPTLQRELAQAQASLSKGLQALGLETLAQGEARLALAEELQRELAQVRAALAAQAPEGLAARRAELAEVTSTRAQLQARLSVEAPAADLEQKLAAAADTLQRCQASCEAATQLARKADAVQIEAQGRAGLLREQADSRQAAFDTENQAARRAARAVQFTQAEQREQDCRRRVEHAEAALAEHRPEQVRQDAERYARSAELARQAQQDRHARLLQLQGKLEQAGAQGVGERLAATEAEWQRAGRLREDYARRAAALDLLWRLLDEQRETATRRLLQPLAERLAHYLGLLFPGADLRLDEQLLPVALARGGIEDALAALSFGTREQLGLLARLAYADLLQQAGRPTLLVLDDALVHSDDSRRERVKRALFDAATRHQILLFTCHAQAWQDMGVPVRQLDAFTP; encoded by the coding sequence TTGCGTCTGCGCCAGGAGCTTGCAGCCACTCGCATCCGTTATTCGCTGCCGCCCGACGTGGTGCTCAGCCTGGGTGAAAGCATTCTGCGAGACGAGGGCGAGGCCCTGTTGTCCGCGGCGACGGAACTGCGGTTGCCCGGCTTGGGCACGCTGTCTATTGAACCCGGCGGGCGGGATCTCCCCACGCTGCAGCGCGAGCTCGCTCAGGCTCAGGCAAGCTTGTCAAAGGGGCTGCAGGCGCTGGGCCTGGAAACGTTGGCGCAGGGCGAAGCACGTCTGGCCTTGGCCGAGGAATTGCAGCGGGAGCTGGCTCAGGTACGTGCCGCGCTGGCCGCACAGGCCCCTGAGGGCTTGGCGGCGCGGCGCGCGGAGCTGGCCGAGGTCACCAGCACGCGCGCGCAACTGCAGGCACGCCTGAGCGTCGAGGCGCCTGCCGCAGATCTTGAGCAAAAGCTGGCGGCGGCCGCTGATACGTTGCAGCGCTGCCAGGCCAGCTGCGAAGCCGCGACCCAACTGGCTCGCAAAGCCGACGCCGTCCAGATCGAGGCCCAAGGTCGGGCTGGCCTGTTGCGAGAACAGGCCGATAGCCGCCAGGCTGCCTTCGACACCGAGAACCAGGCTGCACGCCGCGCGGCGCGGGCAGTGCAATTCACGCAGGCCGAGCAGCGTGAGCAGGATTGCCGCAGGCGCGTCGAACACGCTGAGGCGGCGTTGGCTGAACATCGCCCGGAGCAGGTCCGACAAGACGCCGAGCGCTACGCGCGCTCGGCCGAACTGGCGCGCCAGGCGCAGCAGGACCGCCATGCGCGTCTGCTGCAATTGCAGGGCAAACTGGAGCAGGCTGGCGCGCAAGGGGTGGGTGAACGCCTGGCCGCCACCGAGGCCGAGTGGCAGCGAGCAGGCCGCCTACGAGAGGATTATGCCCGCCGCGCCGCCGCGCTGGATCTGCTGTGGCGGCTTCTCGACGAGCAGCGCGAGACGGCGACCCGCCGCTTGCTGCAGCCACTGGCCGAACGCTTGGCGCACTATCTAGGGCTGTTGTTTCCCGGGGCGGATTTGCGACTGGACGAGCAGTTGCTGCCCGTGGCGCTGGCGCGTGGCGGCATCGAGGATGCCCTGGCTGCCTTGAGCTTCGGCACGCGTGAACAGCTGGGTCTGCTGGCGCGGCTGGCCTATGCCGACTTGCTGCAACAGGCCGGCCGTCCCACACTGCTGGTGCTTGATGATGCGCTGGTGCACTCCGATGACAGCCGGCGCGAGCGGGTCAAACGCGCGTTGTTTGATGCCGCTACGCGTCACCAGATCCTGCTCTTTACCTGCCACGCTCAGGCGTGGCAGGACATGGGTGTACCGGTTCGCCAGCTCGACGCATTTACTCCGTGA
- a CDS encoding helix-turn-helix family protein produces the protein MNTHKHARLTFLRRLEMVQQLIAHQVCVPEAARAYGVTAPTVRKWLGRFLAQGQAGLADASSRPTVSPRAIAPAKALAIVELRRKRLTQARIAQALGVSASTVSRVLARAGLSHLADLEPAEPVVRYEHQAPGDLLHIDIKKLGRIQRPGHRVTGNRRDTVEGAGWDFVFVAIDDHARVAFTDIHPDERFPSAVQFLKDAVAYYQRLGVTIQRLLTDNGSAFRSRAFAALCHELGIKHRFTRPYRPQTNGKAERFIQSALREWAYAHTYQNSQHRADAMKSWLHHYNWHRPHHGIGRAVPISRLNLDEYNLLTVHS, from the coding sequence ATGAACACCCATAAGCATGCCCGATTGACCTTCCTACGTCGACTCGAAATGGTCCAGCAATTGATCGCCCATCAAGTTTGTGTGCCTGAAGCGGCCCGCGCCTATGGGGTCACCGCGCCGACTGTGCGCAAATGGCTGGGCCGCTTCCTGGCTCAGGGCCAGGCGGGCTTGGCCGATGCGTCCTCGCGCCCGACGGTCTCGCCCCGAGCGATTGCGCCGGCCAAGGCGCTGGCTATCGTGGAGCTGCGCCGCAAGCGGCTGACCCAAGCGCGCATCGCCCAGGCGCTGGGCGTGTCAGCCAGCACCGTCAGCCGCGTCCTGGCCCGCGCCGGTCTGTCGCACCTGGCCGACCTGGAGCCGGCCGAGCCGGTGGTGCGCTACGAGCATCAGGCCCCCGGCGATCTGCTGCACATCGACATCAAGAAGCTGGGACGTATCCAGCGCCCTGGCCACCGGGTCACGGGCAACCGACGCGATACCGTTGAGGGGGCCGGCTGGGACTTCGTCTTCGTGGCCATCGATGACCACGCCCGCGTGGCCTTCACCGACATCCACCCCGACGAGCGCTTCCCCAGCGCCGTCCAGTTCCTCAAGGACGCAGTGGCCTACTACCAGCGCCTGGGCGTGACCATCCAGCGCTTGCTCACCGACAATGGCTCGGCCTTTCGCAGCCGCGCCTTCGCCGCGCTGTGCCATGAGCTGGGCATCAAGCACCGCTTTACCCGACCTTACCGCCCACAGACCAATGGCAAGGCCGAACGCTTCATCCAGTCGGCCTTGCGTGAGTGGGCTTACGCTCACACCTACCAGAACTCCCAACACCGAGCCGATGCCATGAAATCCTGGCTACACCACTACAACTGGCATCGACCCCACCACGGCATCGGGCGCGCTGTACCCATCTCCAGACTCAACCTGGACGAATACAACCTATTGACAGTTCACAGCTAG
- a CDS encoding SMC domain protein, which yields MKLHRIVLQEFRKFRDTAALENLHTGLNIIAGANETGKSTYALALRAAFLERYGTSKVADLAPYGLSGARPSVTVAFEHAGHQYELCKQFLHRARCELRIDGQRLEGEEAEQALAKLLGFDIPGRGQSKPEHAGVPGLLWIAQGSGQDIAEPAQHAAGQVREALTQITGELASQGGDRLHAQVQEARAALLDARGGKPKGAYKAAEDNWLRLGQAREALLRESAELEADVDRLASWRAEYEQNESQAPWLALEAQAAQAQARLQALAREQEALDRLRQEADEARRLALALREQIARDQQDSEALGQLRADATAAAQAAAQASDVAARNTQARQRAESALLQARAALESLQEARRQSEMRDALRRVINDEARLTEALQAAQESAIQGERIQAQLGQIRIDAASCELSIGCIRPG from the coding sequence ATGAAACTGCACCGGATTGTCCTGCAGGAATTCCGCAAGTTTCGCGACACCGCGGCGCTGGAGAACCTGCACACGGGCCTGAACATCATTGCCGGCGCCAACGAAACCGGCAAATCCACCTATGCGCTGGCCTTGCGGGCGGCGTTTCTCGAGCGTTATGGCACCAGCAAGGTTGCGGATCTCGCGCCCTACGGCTTGAGCGGCGCGCGCCCGTCGGTGACGGTCGCATTCGAGCATGCAGGCCATCAATACGAGCTGTGCAAGCAGTTTCTGCATCGGGCCCGCTGCGAACTGCGTATCGACGGGCAACGCCTGGAAGGCGAAGAGGCCGAACAGGCGCTGGCCAAGTTGCTGGGATTCGACATCCCTGGCCGCGGGCAGAGTAAGCCTGAGCACGCGGGCGTGCCCGGACTGCTGTGGATCGCCCAGGGCAGCGGGCAGGACATTGCTGAGCCAGCCCAACACGCCGCCGGACAGGTGCGCGAGGCCCTGACACAGATCACGGGCGAACTGGCCAGTCAGGGTGGCGACCGGTTGCATGCGCAGGTGCAGGAGGCGCGTGCCGCCTTGCTGGACGCACGTGGCGGCAAACCCAAGGGGGCTTACAAGGCGGCCGAAGACAACTGGTTGCGTCTGGGCCAGGCTCGGGAGGCCCTGCTGCGCGAAAGTGCTGAGCTGGAGGCCGATGTCGACCGGCTGGCCAGCTGGCGCGCCGAGTACGAGCAAAACGAAAGCCAGGCGCCTTGGCTGGCACTTGAAGCGCAGGCCGCACAAGCGCAAGCGCGCCTGCAGGCGTTGGCGCGCGAACAGGAGGCACTGGACCGCCTGCGTCAAGAGGCCGACGAGGCGCGGCGGCTCGCGCTGGCCTTGCGGGAGCAGATCGCCCGCGACCAGCAGGACTCCGAAGCCCTTGGCCAATTGCGCGCCGACGCGACGGCAGCAGCTCAAGCGGCGGCGCAGGCCAGCGACGTGGCAGCGCGCAACACGCAGGCGCGTCAACGGGCCGAGTCGGCGTTGCTTCAGGCGCGCGCGGCCCTCGAAAGCCTGCAGGAGGCGCGCCGACAAAGTGAGATGCGCGATGCGCTGCGCCGCGTCATCAATGATGAGGCACGCCTGACCGAAGCGCTACAGGCCGCCCAGGAATCCGCCATCCAGGGCGAGCGGATCCAGGCTCAGTTGGGTCAAATCCGTATCGACGCGGCTAGCTGTGAACTGTCAATAGGTTGTATTCGTCCAGGTTGA
- a CDS encoding calcineurin-like phosphoesterase family protein, whose translation MSSRPVSFLHTADWQIGRQYGQFDDDDGAVLAEARLETVARLAGLAHERGVDAVLVAGDVFDTQAVSDRTIRRLFAALQAYSGPWVMIPGNHDAALADSVWTRAQQLGCIPENVSVALQAGVIELPGMAVLAADLTQRHTYDDVTRVFDGLASPPGLPRVGLAHGSVAGRLPESADAANPIAADRAERARLDYLALGDWHGCLRVGERCWYAGTPAPDRFRGNEPGYVLHVRLQGGAAEVEPLKVGRYRWQAWTVALSVEADAETLAVRLEELRADDVLRLTLTGTVSLAAWERLAQVIGQAQARLRALRLDQDALTLEPQETDFAALDGGGYVGDVAARLRAMQAQSDPQGAQVARDAMRILMRMARDGSAP comes from the coding sequence ATGAGCTCCCGACCCGTTTCCTTCCTGCACACCGCCGACTGGCAGATAGGCCGACAGTACGGCCAGTTTGATGACGACGACGGCGCCGTACTGGCCGAGGCGCGGCTGGAGACGGTCGCACGACTGGCGGGGCTGGCGCATGAGCGCGGCGTCGACGCCGTGCTGGTGGCGGGCGACGTGTTTGATACCCAGGCCGTCTCGGACCGCACCATCAGGCGTCTGTTTGCGGCCTTGCAGGCCTACTCCGGTCCGTGGGTAATGATTCCGGGCAACCATGACGCGGCGCTGGCCGACAGCGTCTGGACCCGCGCCCAGCAACTGGGTTGCATTCCCGAAAACGTATCCGTCGCCTTGCAGGCAGGAGTGATCGAGCTGCCCGGTATGGCGGTGCTGGCCGCCGACTTGACCCAGCGACATACCTACGATGACGTCACCCGGGTTTTCGACGGCTTGGCAAGCCCGCCCGGGTTGCCGCGCGTGGGATTGGCGCATGGCAGTGTGGCGGGCCGACTGCCCGAGTCGGCCGACGCCGCCAATCCCATCGCCGCGGATCGAGCCGAGCGGGCGCGATTGGATTATCTGGCGCTGGGGGATTGGCATGGGTGTTTGCGTGTGGGCGAGCGCTGTTGGTATGCCGGCACGCCCGCACCAGATCGCTTTCGAGGCAACGAGCCCGGATATGTGTTGCACGTGCGGCTGCAAGGCGGCGCCGCCGAGGTGGAGCCCCTCAAAGTGGGGCGCTATCGATGGCAGGCCTGGACGGTCGCTCTCTCGGTCGAAGCCGATGCCGAAACGCTGGCGGTTCGCCTGGAAGAACTGCGCGCCGACGATGTGCTGCGTCTGACCTTGACGGGAACGGTTTCACTGGCTGCGTGGGAGCGCCTGGCGCAGGTCATCGGTCAGGCCCAAGCCCGCTTGCGAGCGCTGCGGTTGGATCAGGATGCGCTGACGCTGGAGCCACAGGAGACGGATTTCGCCGCTCTGGATGGCGGGGGCTATGTCGGTGACGTGGCCGCCCGATTGCGAGCGATGCAGGCGCAGTCGGATCCACAGGGGGCGCAGGTGGCGCGTGACGCCATGCGCATCCTGATGCGCATGGCGCGCGACGGGAGCGCGCCATGA
- a CDS encoding FAD dependent oxidoreductase family protein produces MLANCTAGRYAVNKERMLRLAEYSRDCLRELRDETAIQYEQRTQGTLQLFRTEAQMQAARRDMAVLEDVGVPYELLDRNRLPVAEPALARSLNKLVGGLRLPNDETGDCRRFTRALAELARGMGVQFRFNQAVDGLVVENGRIGGVRVADELLRADAYVAAFGSYTRDFLAPLGLDLPVYPVKGYSLTIPMTDAAAAPVSTVLDETYKIAITRFDERIRVGGMAELAGFDLRLKPQRRATLEMVVQDLFPGAGDVAGAEFWTGLRPMTPDSTPIVGPTRYDNLFLNTGHGTLGWTMSCGSGRLMADIVMGCQPAIRADDLAISRYQRTARAAGDLRLGQNGA; encoded by the coding sequence ATGCTGGCCAATTGCACGGCGGGCCGCTATGCCGTCAACAAAGAGAGGATGTTGCGGCTGGCGGAATACAGCCGTGATTGCCTGCGCGAACTGCGCGACGAGACGGCCATTCAGTATGAACAGCGTACCCAGGGCACGCTGCAGTTGTTTCGAACCGAGGCGCAGATGCAGGCCGCACGGCGCGACATGGCCGTGCTGGAAGACGTAGGCGTGCCGTATGAGTTGCTCGATCGCAACCGCCTTCCTGTGGCCGAACCTGCGCTGGCGCGTTCGCTGAACAAGTTGGTCGGCGGTCTGCGCTTGCCCAATGACGAGACGGGCGACTGCCGACGTTTCACGCGCGCGCTGGCTGAGTTGGCCCGCGGTATGGGCGTTCAGTTCCGCTTTAACCAGGCCGTCGACGGCCTGGTGGTGGAAAATGGCCGGATCGGCGGCGTGCGGGTGGCGGATGAACTGTTGCGCGCCGACGCCTATGTTGCCGCTTTCGGCAGCTATACGCGGGACTTTCTCGCTCCGCTGGGGCTGGATCTGCCGGTCTATCCGGTCAAGGGGTATTCGCTCACGATCCCCATGACCGACGCGGCGGCCGCACCCGTATCTACCGTGCTCGATGAAACCTACAAGATCGCCATCACCCGTTTTGACGAACGCATCCGCGTCGGCGGCATGGCCGAGCTCGCCGGCTTTGATTTGCGCCTCAAGCCGCAGCGCCGCGCCACCCTCGAGATGGTGGTGCAGGATCTTTTCCCCGGGGCAGGGGATGTGGCTGGCGCGGAATTCTGGACGGGTCTGAGGCCCATGACCCCAGACAGCACGCCCATCGTCGGCCCGACGCGCTACGACAACCTCTTTCTGAATACCGGGCACGGCACGCTGGGCTGGACCATGTCCTGCGGCTCCGGCCGGCTCATGGCCGACATTGTCATGGGCTGCCAGCCTGCCATCCGCGCCGATGATCTGGCTATTTCGCGCTATCAGCGCACCGCGCGCGCTGCCGGTGATTTGCGCCTGGGGCAGAACGGGGCCTGA
- the dadA2 gene encoding D-amino acid dehydrogenase small subunit domain protein yields the protein MPEAAVDPQGQRCVLLKHPFERLGRNARAAQGVEYPGETWPALA from the coding sequence TTGCCAGAGGCTGCCGTCGACCCGCAGGGCCAGCGGTGCGTGCTTCTGAAACATCCATTTGAGCGCCTTGGCCGGAATGCCCGGGCTGCCCAGGGTGTGGAGTACCCTGGGGAGACTTGGCCGGCGTTGGCATAA
- a CDS encoding asnC family protein — MRELDRIDRRILDILQRNARISITDLAEQVSLSATPCSERVKRLERDGVIAGYHARLNPAALGKTLLVFLEIRLSAKSGDVFDKVKQELMYVPEVMECHLVSGDFDYLVKARLTEMAEYRRLLGEILKRLPASAESHSYVVMEEIKESLYLPVDR; from the coding sequence ATGCGCGAACTGGATCGCATCGATCGAAGAATCCTCGATATCCTGCAGCGCAACGCGCGCATCTCCATCACCGACCTGGCCGAGCAGGTCAGCCTATCTGCCACCCCGTGCTCCGAACGTGTCAAACGCCTGGAACGCGATGGCGTGATTGCCGGCTACCATGCGCGCCTGAATCCAGCCGCCCTGGGCAAAACGTTGCTGGTTTTTCTGGAGATCCGGCTCTCGGCCAAGTCGGGCGATGTGTTCGACAAGGTCAAGCAAGAGTTGATGTATGTGCCGGAAGTGATGGAATGCCACCTGGTTTCGGGTGACTTTGACTATCTCGTCAAGGCCCGGCTGACCGAAATGGCTGAATACCGCCGCCTGTTGGGCGAGATTCTCAAACGCCTGCCCGCCTCGGCCGAATCGCACAGTTATGTCGTGATGGAAGAGATCAAGGAATCGCTGTACTTGCCGGTGGACCGCTGA
- a CDS encoding transposase family protein: protein MLDRKTIERLGGWEGYRVERVVWPEGESRTVTIYLKPSARTMHCEHCGNRCRQVHETTTRRVRDLPLMALRVTLVVPRRRVWCEQCGGPHLERLSWLGRYQRVTDRLAEAVSQLLESSNILAVARFFQLGWHTVKALDKALLRRAIQEPDWSQIHYLAMDEFALHKGHRYATVVVDPIRRQVLWIGDGRSRETARAFFEQLPTGVAQQIRAVAIDMTTAYELEIQANQPLLTAYLMRDELKQLWFYQHPGYARQAWDHWLQQAQGSGIAALAHFALKLKAYLHGILSRCRHRLNTSIVEGINNTIKVIKRRAYGYRDQEYFFLKIRSAFPGIPR from the coding sequence ATGCTGGACCGCAAGACGATCGAGAGGTTGGGTGGGTGGGAAGGTTATCGGGTGGAGCGGGTCGTGTGGCCTGAAGGTGAGAGCCGGACGGTCACGATTTACCTGAAGCCTTCAGCGCGAACGATGCACTGCGAGCACTGCGGCAACCGATGTCGGCAGGTGCATGAGACGACCACGCGCCGGGTGCGGGATCTGCCGCTAATGGCGCTGCGAGTGACGCTGGTAGTGCCGCGTCGGCGGGTCTGGTGCGAGCAGTGCGGTGGACCGCATCTGGAGAGGCTGAGCTGGCTGGGCCGTTACCAGCGAGTGACCGACCGGCTGGCCGAGGCGGTCAGCCAGTTGCTTGAGTCCAGCAACATTCTGGCCGTGGCGCGCTTCTTCCAACTGGGTTGGCACACGGTCAAGGCGCTGGACAAGGCCCTGCTGCGACGGGCGATCCAAGAGCCGGACTGGAGCCAGATCCACTACCTAGCGATGGACGAGTTCGCTCTACACAAGGGCCATCGTTATGCCACGGTCGTTGTCGATCCGATCCGCCGTCAGGTGCTATGGATCGGTGATGGCCGCTCGCGCGAGACGGCCAGAGCCTTCTTCGAACAACTGCCAACAGGAGTTGCCCAGCAGATCCGGGCCGTAGCGATCGACATGACGACGGCCTATGAGCTGGAGATCCAGGCCAACCAGCCCTTGCTCACCGCTTATCTGATGCGCGATGAGCTCAAACAGCTGTGGTTCTACCAACACCCCGGCTACGCCCGCCAGGCATGGGATCACTGGCTGCAACAGGCTCAGGGCAGCGGCATCGCCGCCTTGGCTCACTTCGCGCTCAAGCTAAAAGCCTATCTGCACGGGATTCTGTCTCGCTGTCGCCACCGGCTCAACACCAGCATCGTCGAGGGCATCAACAACACCATCAAAGTCATCAAGCGCCGCGCCTACGGCTACCGCGATCAGGAGTACTTCTTCCTCAAGATCCGGTCTGCATTCCCCGGTATTCCTCGATGA
- a CDS encoding EPSP synthase family protein: MNHKNAVLPILCATLLTDQPLRLIGVPEITDVKKILDIFRQLGSDVNVDFASGVLDLHHCHTAFDPAHHHLPEEMRSSIMLVPPLLARFGVARLENDVKGCTLGVREIDPHVEVFERFGARIERAPHSLIVRADGKMAANDHWLDYASVTTTENFALCAVAAQGVSTLVNAASEPHVQEFCRFLEMLGVPISGIGTSHLRIEGGQRLGGGEFRFDEDFHEIATFLALGAITGGAITVKNSAPEQFPLIDRTFAKFGVEVEHHDGWSQAHCDGPLQVRRPFTQNILTKVEAAPWPYLPVDLLPIFIALGVRAQGSAMFWNKVYDGAMGWSGELSKFGAHVFLSDPHRLITFDGLPLTPAKVESPYIIRVAIALLMVAASIEGRSEITNALPILRAHPNFVENLCSVGACVEWTEGD, translated from the coding sequence ATGAACCATAAAAATGCCGTACTGCCCATTCTCTGCGCCACGCTTCTGACCGACCAGCCGTTGCGGCTGATTGGCGTGCCCGAAATCACCGACGTCAAAAAGATCCTCGACATCTTTCGGCAACTGGGCAGCGATGTAAACGTTGATTTTGCGTCTGGCGTTCTGGACCTGCACCACTGCCATACCGCTTTCGATCCGGCGCACCATCATTTGCCCGAAGAAATGCGCTCGTCCATCATGCTGGTCCCGCCCTTGCTGGCGCGCTTTGGCGTGGCCCGCCTGGAAAACGACGTCAAGGGGTGCACGCTGGGCGTGCGTGAGATCGATCCGCACGTCGAAGTGTTCGAACGCTTTGGCGCACGCATCGAACGCGCGCCTCATTCGCTAATCGTGCGCGCCGACGGGAAAATGGCGGCCAATGATCATTGGCTCGATTACGCATCGGTTACCACTACGGAAAACTTCGCCCTGTGCGCCGTAGCCGCTCAAGGGGTGTCCACCCTGGTCAATGCCGCCTCCGAACCGCATGTGCAGGAGTTCTGCCGGTTTCTGGAAATGCTGGGCGTTCCCATCAGCGGAATCGGAACGTCCCATCTGCGTATCGAAGGCGGCCAGCGTCTGGGCGGTGGTGAATTCCGGTTCGACGAAGACTTCCACGAAATCGCCACTTTTCTGGCGCTGGGGGCCATCACCGGCGGCGCCATCACGGTCAAGAACTCTGCTCCCGAGCAGTTCCCTCTCATCGATCGCACATTCGCCAAGTTTGGCGTTGAGGTCGAGCATCACGATGGCTGGTCGCAGGCGCATTGCGACGGCCCGCTGCAGGTGCGCCGGCCCTTCACCCAGAACATCCTGACCAAGGTCGAAGCCGCCCCGTGGCCCTACCTGCCCGTCGATCTGCTGCCCATTTTCATCGCGCTCGGCGTACGGGCGCAGGGCAGCGCCATGTTCTGGAACAAGGTCTACGACGGCGCCATGGGTTGGTCGGGAGAGCTGTCCAAGTTTGGCGCCCACGTTTTTCTTTCCGATCCCCACCGCCTCATCACATTCGACGGCCTGCCGCTCACCCCGGCCAAGGTCGAAAGTCCCTATATCATTCGCGTGGCCATCGCGTTGCTGATGGTGGCCGCCAGTATCGAAGGCCGCTCGGAAATCACCAATGCCCTGCCTATTCTCCGGGCGCACCCCAATTTCGTCGAAAACCTGTGTTCGGTAGGGGCTTGCGTAGAGTGGACCGAAGGCGATTGA